The Streptomyces sp. NBC_01197 genome window below encodes:
- a CDS encoding SMI1/KNR4 family protein encodes MTTGRLGQQAAPPNAAYAGQLVSFPDPVRAARHPRGVRVDGNGFPDFSPYARAAAEIAEPPEGFGVDELRLTDYVSANAALAASGHELWDTIPAVATPHGWTWHHVPGARRLELVPVEVKALLRHHGGLATAAVDQNKRGTRPLQDTRPVHFGLPRGAVAVGEQLVLGAEEDLGYRLPAAYRSFLKAAGGCAPVGTALDAELGLLVDQPFFTVRDEAAVNDLVYVNKCLRDHLTKDYLGVGFVQGGIVAVKVKGGGVGTVWFCAYDDARDQDAWPPAERVERLLLPCGEDFDAFLERLAGNPPELETVANLMVDGGFAQAVPVSAEG; translated from the coding sequence ATGACGACAGGTCGGCTCGGGCAGCAAGCCGCGCCACCGAACGCGGCCTATGCCGGGCAGCTCGTGAGCTTCCCGGACCCGGTCCGGGCCGCGCGCCACCCGCGCGGGGTGCGGGTGGACGGGAACGGTTTTCCGGATTTCTCGCCGTACGCGCGCGCGGCGGCGGAGATCGCGGAGCCTCCGGAGGGGTTCGGCGTCGACGAGTTGAGGCTGACCGACTATGTGTCGGCCAATGCCGCGCTGGCGGCTTCGGGGCACGAGTTGTGGGACACGATCCCGGCTGTTGCCACGCCGCACGGCTGGACCTGGCACCACGTGCCCGGTGCGCGGCGGCTGGAACTCGTACCGGTCGAGGTGAAGGCGCTGTTGCGGCATCACGGCGGGCTCGCGACGGCGGCCGTCGACCAGAACAAGCGGGGTACGCGTCCGTTGCAGGACACCCGGCCGGTCCATTTCGGGCTGCCCAGGGGTGCGGTGGCGGTGGGCGAGCAGCTGGTTCTGGGTGCCGAGGAGGATCTGGGGTACCGGCTGCCCGCCGCGTACCGGTCGTTCCTGAAGGCTGCGGGTGGCTGCGCGCCGGTCGGTACCGCGCTGGACGCGGAGTTGGGCCTGCTGGTGGACCAGCCGTTCTTCACGGTGCGCGACGAGGCTGCTGTCAATGACCTGGTGTACGTGAACAAGTGTCTGCGGGACCATCTGACGAAGGATTACCTGGGCGTGGGTTTCGTCCAGGGCGGGATCGTCGCGGTGAAGGTGAAGGGCGGCGGTGTCGGCACGGTCTGGTTCTGTGCGTACGACGATGCCCGCGACCAGGACGCGTGGCCGCCGGCGGAGCGGGTGGAGCGGTTGCTGTTGCCGTGCGGTGAGGATTTCGACGCGTTCCTGGAGCGGCTCGCGGGGAATCCACCGGAGCTGGAGACAGTGGCGAACCTGATGGTGGACGGCGGCTTCGCGCAGGCCGTCCCGGTCTCGGCCGAGGGGTGA
- the glmU gene encoding bifunctional UDP-N-acetylglucosamine diphosphorylase/glucosamine-1-phosphate N-acetyltransferase GlmU, with translation MSATPPQGLGSAHTGGEAPSATAAAVVVLAAGAGTRMKSATPKVLHEVSGRSLVGHVVAASRELEPEQLVVVVGHEREKVQAHLAESDADVRTAVQVEQNGTGHAVRTALEELGAAPEGTVLVVCGDTPLLTGATLAALTATHTADGNAVTVLTAEVPDATGYGRIVRDHATGAVISIVEHKDASEAELAIREINSGVFAFDGRLLAEALGKVRTDNSQGEEYLTDVLGILRTAGHRVGASVAGDHREIVGINNRVQLAQARALLNARLLERAMLAGVSVIDPASVFVDVSVTFEPDSVIHPGTQLLGTTHLSEGAEVGPNSRLNDTVVGAYARVDNTVADGAEVGEHATVGPYAYLRPGTRLGTRGKIGTYVETKNATIGEGSKVPHLSYVGDATIGEFSNIGAASVFVNYDGQDKHHTTIGSHCRTGSDNMFVAPITVGDGVYTAAGSVITKNVPAGALAVARGQQRNIEGWVARKRPGSAAARAAQAASEEPGAES, from the coding sequence GTGAGCGCCACTCCCCCCCAAGGTCTCGGTTCCGCGCATACAGGGGGAGAGGCTCCCTCGGCCACCGCCGCCGCCGTCGTCGTTCTCGCGGCCGGTGCGGGCACCCGGATGAAGTCGGCCACGCCAAAGGTCCTGCACGAGGTCAGCGGGCGCTCGCTCGTCGGTCATGTCGTCGCCGCCTCCCGTGAGCTGGAGCCCGAGCAGCTCGTCGTGGTCGTCGGGCACGAGCGCGAGAAGGTCCAGGCGCATCTCGCCGAGTCCGACGCGGACGTACGGACCGCTGTGCAGGTCGAACAGAACGGCACCGGGCACGCCGTCCGTACCGCCCTCGAAGAGCTGGGCGCGGCTCCCGAAGGAACGGTTCTCGTCGTCTGTGGCGACACCCCGCTGCTCACCGGGGCGACCCTGGCGGCGCTCACCGCCACGCACACCGCCGACGGCAACGCGGTCACCGTGCTGACCGCCGAGGTTCCCGACGCGACCGGGTACGGGCGAATCGTGCGCGATCACGCCACCGGTGCGGTGATCTCGATCGTCGAGCACAAGGACGCTTCCGAGGCGGAGTTGGCGATCCGGGAGATCAACTCGGGGGTGTTCGCCTTCGACGGGCGGCTGCTGGCGGAGGCGCTGGGCAAGGTGCGCACCGACAACAGCCAGGGCGAGGAGTATCTGACCGATGTGCTCGGCATTCTGCGGACGGCCGGTCACCGGGTCGGGGCGTCGGTCGCCGGTGACCACCGGGAGATCGTCGGGATCAACAACCGGGTGCAGCTGGCGCAGGCGCGCGCCCTGTTGAATGCCCGGTTGCTTGAGCGGGCGATGCTGGCCGGGGTGAGTGTGATCGATCCGGCGTCGGTGTTCGTCGATGTGTCGGTGACTTTCGAGCCGGATTCGGTGATCCATCCCGGTACGCAGCTGCTGGGTACGACGCATCTGTCCGAGGGTGCGGAGGTCGGCCCCAACTCGCGGTTGAACGACACCGTGGTGGGTGCGTACGCGAGGGTGGACAACACGGTGGCGGACGGTGCGGAGGTCGGTGAGCACGCGACGGTGGGTCCGTACGCCTATCTGCGGCCGGGTACGCGGCTCGGTACGCGGGGCAAGATCGGGACGTATGTGGAGACGAAGAACGCCACCATCGGTGAGGGTTCGAAGGTGCCGCATCTGTCGTATGTCGGTGACGCGACGATCGGTGAGTTCAGCAACATCGGTGCCGCGAGTGTCTTCGTGAACTATGACGGACAGGACAAACACCACACAACGATCGGGTCGCACTGCCGGACCGGTTCGGACAACATGTTTGTGGCTCCCATCACGGTCGGGGACGGTGTCTACACCGCTGCCGGCTCCGTGATCACGAAGAACGTGCCGGCCGGTGCACTGGCCGTCGCCCGGGGCCAGCAAAGGAATATCGAAGGTTGGGTGGCCAGGAAGCGGCCGGGAAGTGCCGCCGCGCGGGCCGCTCAGGCCGCCTCTGAGGAGCCCGGTGCCGAAAGCTGA
- a CDS encoding cellulose-binding protein, with protein MSSAAVSPHGFTGVRGRGYRPEQVDRFVAELSEDRDGAWERAARLTVLTKEMEATSAALAEQVAALAPQTYETLGERARTLITLVTEEAAGLHSEALAAAQRLHDEAGAAERGLRDAARADADAALAAAETHAQRVLAAAQGTSDELRIGSRKDAKQWRGEALGVLREMRERTSAALAELEKEHGERAEAAQRELAAREADFDARHADLIARAEARLAEAQRALSVTEETARHGQAEAEAQAAQLVSHARARAERTERETERVLRENGEAQDELRAHMSHVRNSLASLTGRAPATEGS; from the coding sequence ATGAGTTCAGCAGCGGTGTCACCTCATGGCTTCACGGGCGTCCGGGGGCGTGGGTACCGGCCCGAGCAGGTCGACCGGTTCGTCGCGGAACTCTCGGAGGACCGCGACGGGGCCTGGGAGCGCGCGGCTCGGCTGACCGTCCTCACGAAGGAGATGGAGGCGACGTCCGCCGCGCTCGCCGAGCAGGTCGCCGCACTCGCACCGCAGACGTACGAGACGTTGGGGGAGCGGGCCCGGACGCTGATCACGCTGGTCACCGAGGAGGCTGCCGGGCTGCACAGTGAGGCGCTGGCGGCGGCCCAGCGGCTCCATGACGAGGCGGGCGCGGCGGAACGGGGGCTGCGGGACGCGGCGCGGGCAGACGCGGACGCGGCGCTGGCGGCGGCCGAGACGCATGCCCAGCGAGTGCTGGCCGCCGCGCAGGGTACGTCCGACGAGCTGCGGATCGGTTCGCGCAAGGACGCGAAGCAGTGGCGTGGTGAGGCGTTGGGTGTGCTGCGGGAGATGCGGGAGCGCACCTCGGCTGCGCTGGCGGAGCTGGAGAAGGAGCACGGCGAGCGCGCCGAAGCGGCTCAGCGTGAACTGGCCGCGAGGGAGGCCGACTTCGATGCGCGTCACGCGGATCTGATCGCCCGCGCCGAGGCCCGTCTGGCGGAGGCGCAGCGGGCGCTGTCGGTGACGGAGGAGACGGCGCGGCACGGCCAGGCGGAGGCGGAGGCGCAGGCGGCACAGCTGGTCTCGCACGCCCGGGCCCGCGCGGAGCGTACGGAGCGCGAGACGGAGCGGGTGCTTCGCGAGAACGGCGAGGCGCAGGACGAGCTGCGGGCGCACATGTCCCATGTGAGGAACAGCCTGGCCTCCCTGACGGGAAGGGCCCCGGCGACAGAGGGCAGCTGA
- a CDS encoding YwqJ-related putative deaminase produces MHTAQTPHTPQTATSPQTGAPSPHTGPAGDPRLRWSSTETRPPELRHRRDGILPTVAAALSVRGADTLTSTAGKADQPPTLHPLVHDFLTTLTSGQRERFTGRCPEAILLSRHLTAVEGNRSKRASRKPLTNGEARRTLKHARITARHIREDGDPLHGSYAPPCRSCTAMLAHFGVRAVDPTTEKG; encoded by the coding sequence ATGCACACCGCACAGACACCGCACACGCCACAGACAGCAACGTCACCGCAGACCGGAGCGCCGTCACCGCACACCGGGCCCGCCGGCGACCCACGCCTGCGCTGGAGCAGCACCGAAACCCGCCCGCCCGAACTCCGCCACCGCAGAGACGGCATCCTCCCCACAGTCGCCGCCGCACTCTCCGTCCGCGGCGCCGACACCCTCACCTCCACCGCGGGCAAGGCCGACCAGCCACCCACACTCCACCCGCTGGTCCACGACTTCCTCACCACCCTCACCAGCGGCCAGCGCGAACGCTTCACCGGACGCTGCCCCGAAGCGATCCTGCTCTCCCGCCACCTCACCGCCGTAGAAGGCAACCGCTCCAAACGAGCCTCCCGCAAGCCCCTCACCAACGGCGAGGCCCGCCGCACCCTCAAACACGCCAGAATCACCGCCCGCCACATCCGCGAGGACGGCGACCCCCTCCACGGCAGCTACGCACCCCCCTGCCGCTCCTGTACGGCGATGCTCGCCCACTTCGGCGTACGCGCAGTCGACCCGACCACCGAGAAGGGCTGA
- a CDS encoding ABC transporter ATP-binding protein has translation MTTAVTIPRHGGTGGRTAVAARARQVVKAYGSGETRVVALDHVDVDIARGQFTAIMGPSGSGKSTLMHCLAGLDTVSGGQIYLDETEITGLKDKKLTQLRRDRIGFIFQAFNLLPTLNAIENITLPMDIAGRRPDAQWLRQVVETVGLADRLKHRPTQLSGGQQQRVAVARALAAQPEIIFGDEPTGNLDSRAGAEVLGFLRKSVSELGQTIVMVTHDPVAASYADRVLYLADGRIVDEMYGPTADQVLDRMKDFDARGRTS, from the coding sequence GTGACAACGGCTGTAACCATTCCCAGGCACGGGGGTACTGGAGGGCGTACGGCCGTTGCCGCGCGAGCGCGGCAGGTCGTCAAGGCTTACGGATCGGGTGAGACCCGGGTCGTCGCGCTCGACCACGTCGATGTCGACATCGCCCGCGGCCAGTTCACCGCGATCATGGGCCCCTCTGGCTCAGGCAAGTCGACGCTGATGCACTGCCTCGCCGGTCTCGACACGGTGAGCGGCGGCCAGATCTATCTGGACGAGACCGAGATCACCGGGCTCAAGGACAAGAAACTCACGCAGCTGCGCCGGGACCGCATCGGCTTCATCTTCCAGGCGTTCAATCTGCTGCCCACCCTCAACGCCATCGAGAACATCACGCTGCCGATGGACATCGCGGGGCGCAGACCGGACGCGCAGTGGCTGCGGCAGGTGGTGGAGACCGTGGGTCTCGCGGACCGGCTCAAGCACCGGCCGACGCAGCTCTCCGGAGGCCAGCAGCAGCGGGTCGCCGTGGCGCGTGCCCTGGCCGCGCAGCCCGAGATCATCTTCGGTGACGAGCCGACCGGGAACCTCGACTCCCGTGCGGGCGCGGAGGTGCTGGGCTTCCTGCGCAAGTCGGTCTCCGAGCTGGGCCAGACCATCGTGATGGTCACGCACGACCCGGTGGCCGCCTCGTACGCGGACCGGGTGCTCTACCTCGCGGACGGCAGGATCGTGGACGAGATGTACGGCCCGACGGCCGACCAGGTCCTCGACCGGATGAAGGACTTCGACGCGCGCGGGCGGACGTCATGA
- a CDS encoding SUKH-3 domain-containing protein, translating to MPPHPQDAPDAPAATSTRFPDTVDTTLREAGWLPGRWDIRGAEQWADTLRAHVSPAGHQHAVFPAAVEAWAEFGGLRITGPAPGRQTAPAPVLIDPLSGLHLARTLADLGRALDTEIAPLGDEGDGRALLAIDSEGRVYSIDHTGDWYLGHDIDQGLIALITGLQAVRLGSG from the coding sequence ATGCCGCCGCACCCGCAGGACGCGCCGGACGCACCCGCCGCCACCAGCACCCGCTTCCCCGACACCGTGGACACCACGCTGCGCGAAGCCGGCTGGCTGCCCGGCCGCTGGGACATCCGGGGCGCCGAACAGTGGGCCGACACCCTGCGCGCCCACGTCTCACCCGCCGGCCACCAGCACGCGGTCTTCCCCGCAGCCGTCGAGGCCTGGGCCGAATTCGGCGGACTGCGCATCACCGGCCCCGCACCCGGCCGCCAGACAGCCCCCGCCCCGGTCCTGATCGACCCGCTCAGCGGCCTCCACCTCGCCCGCACCCTCGCCGACCTGGGCCGCGCACTCGACACCGAGATCGCCCCGCTCGGCGACGAAGGAGACGGACGGGCGCTGCTCGCCATCGACTCCGAAGGCCGCGTCTACAGCATCGACCACACCGGCGACTGGTACCTCGGCCACGACATCGACCAAGGCCTCATCGCCCTCATCACCGGACTCCAGGCAGTCAGACTGGGCTCGGGATAG
- a CDS encoding sensor histidine kinase, which translates to MTATGAYDATATGLTTRGWWWWERRRSAVLDVGLGVVSALECALEGVDFSGQAGLPVPFGVVFGLLAGFVLVLRRRWPIGVVLVSVATTPAQMGFLMGIVGLYTLAASDVPRRLTGALTVMATLGTLIVTFVRLRHGVGAEDGSPGPLFVVLGSVFMSLGLTAPPVLLGLYTGARRRLMESLRERADSLERELSLLADRAEERAEWARTEERTRIAREMHDVVAHRVSLMVVHAAALQAVALKDPAKASKNAALVGDMGRQALTELREMLGVLRSGEPVRAPAAVPLAAVGVAAAAAAAAAVEDGPCLDALDVLVGQSRAAGMVVELLVEGEAGAYDALVEQTAYRVVQEALTNVHKHAAGAKTRVRLAHRGAEVALQVENGPSDAGAADAGLPSGGNGLLGMRERVTALGGVFVSGPTEAGGFRVSAVLPERRPAERA; encoded by the coding sequence ATGACCGCAACGGGGGCGTACGACGCCACGGCCACGGGGCTGACCACCCGGGGCTGGTGGTGGTGGGAACGGCGGCGCAGTGCCGTGCTGGATGTGGGGCTGGGTGTCGTCTCGGCTCTTGAGTGTGCGTTGGAGGGTGTTGATTTCTCCGGGCAGGCCGGGCTTCCCGTGCCGTTCGGGGTGGTGTTCGGGCTGTTGGCCGGATTCGTACTGGTGCTGCGGCGGCGGTGGCCGATCGGTGTGGTGCTGGTGTCGGTCGCCACCACGCCCGCCCAGATGGGTTTCCTGATGGGCATCGTCGGGCTCTACACGCTGGCCGCGTCCGATGTGCCGCGCCGGCTGACCGGTGCGCTGACGGTGATGGCGACGCTCGGCACGCTCATCGTGACGTTCGTGCGGCTGCGGCACGGTGTGGGGGCCGAGGACGGGAGTCCGGGGCCGCTGTTCGTCGTGCTCGGGTCCGTCTTCATGTCGCTGGGGCTGACGGCCCCGCCCGTGCTGCTCGGGCTGTACACGGGGGCGCGCCGCCGGCTGATGGAGAGTCTGCGGGAGCGGGCGGACAGTCTGGAGCGTGAGCTGTCGCTGCTGGCGGACCGTGCCGAGGAGCGGGCCGAGTGGGCGCGGACCGAGGAGCGGACGCGGATCGCGCGGGAGATGCACGATGTGGTCGCGCACCGGGTGAGTCTGATGGTGGTGCACGCTGCGGCTCTGCAGGCGGTGGCGTTGAAGGATCCGGCGAAGGCGTCGAAGAACGCGGCGCTGGTGGGGGACATGGGGCGGCAGGCGCTGACCGAGTTGCGGGAGATGCTCGGGGTGCTGCGCTCGGGTGAGCCGGTGCGGGCTCCGGCGGCGGTGCCGCTGGCGGCGGTCGGGGTGGCGGCTGCGGCGGCTGCTGCGGCGGCGGTGGAGGACGGGCCGTGTCTGGATGCGCTGGATGTGCTGGTGGGGCAGTCGCGGGCGGCGGGGATGGTGGTGGAGCTGCTGGTGGAGGGCGAGGCCGGGGCGTATGACGCGCTGGTGGAGCAGACGGCGTACCGGGTGGTCCAGGAGGCGCTGACGAATGTGCACAAGCATGCTGCCGGGGCGAAGACCCGGGTGCGGCTGGCGCATCGGGGGGCCGAGGTGGCTCTGCAGGTCGAGAACGGTCCTTCGGACGCGGGTGCGGCCGATGCCGGGTTGCCCAGTGGGGGGAACGGGCTGCTGGGGATGCGGGAGCGGGTGACCGCGCTGGGCGGGGTCTTCGTGTCGGGGCCGACGGAGGCCGGGGGGTTCCGGGTGTCGGCGGTGTTGCCGGAGCGGCGGCCGGCCGAACGGGCCTGA
- a CDS encoding SUKH-4 family immunity protein, producing MVTFAQAQERAEEWVNGDVPAYQHREVRVREFELGFVVWAEDRAEGPSGGGGRQRLVIARDGGEATLWPGLPVGEVVRRYEEEYGAAGDAPAAPEPPQRIDLNQTSFLLTPPEWLQDAADKLGIPDRRSESGAGAGSGSGVGAGAPVAGGSWGAPGGREPTADEGVPADRTPWAGTDTNAAPGGQDGSVPLPATVFAPPLAGSDDEEAPPPGVAPEAKTTLMSGGSGLPRTTIAPALDGSQQPQPPHQPSTGGQQPPSQRQPMGGQPGQSLPQPPAQTLPPAAGQVPGQGAGVGPGPGPAAGPGDIADAATSKATAPPRSARGSGVTTPPPPGAPGTPGARPDAAPPLPPGVPAAGYVPTQLVSQLGPEGPQPPGPPGAPSAPQAPGQQPPGRPGVPPGPPTPPPPGGSAGGSTGGDVHHAATMLAGPSLGGQGSLGGPGGSRPAGPPGAPQPPGPPGVPGAGVPQPPGPPGRPGQAGPQAPPPPGGSVGGGVHQAATMLAGPGGTPPPGRMAPPGPVQPPGHVPPPQGASYGYPQQPPGGLPTVGPGYQAVLRYRAQDGSEQQLIRRSAPGTPHPEWQMLHELRAMNVPPQQVIELHTELESCELPGGYCARMIRETWPQVRITSVAPYGSDHAGRQQGMQHLLTHQGELHQVADGPARPAPVRAPLPAVQSAPPIPPQGVAHELAQAFGPQAVFRFDQRAVSRQGVPDVVAQTLVWAGLPVDFGPFFWAQAVPGQPVPTLAELAAQRQVQPASDAGSYLVMGSDFGRAICVQYGTANIVAVPVEAGPGGRPVAPQFVNSGLPEFVRSLALLGRMWRLRFGLTPEQAGRWTVDFQAQLLMLDPAALGSPESWWSVLLEQMWDGLL from the coding sequence ATGGTGACCTTTGCGCAGGCGCAGGAGCGCGCGGAAGAGTGGGTTAACGGGGACGTTCCCGCGTATCAGCACCGTGAGGTGCGGGTACGGGAGTTCGAGCTCGGGTTCGTGGTGTGGGCGGAGGACCGCGCGGAGGGACCTTCGGGTGGTGGCGGCCGTCAGCGGCTGGTGATCGCGCGGGACGGCGGTGAGGCGACGCTGTGGCCCGGGCTGCCGGTCGGCGAGGTGGTGCGGCGGTACGAGGAGGAGTACGGGGCGGCGGGCGATGCGCCCGCGGCGCCGGAGCCGCCGCAGCGGATCGATCTGAATCAGACGTCGTTCCTGCTGACTCCGCCGGAGTGGCTGCAGGACGCGGCGGACAAGCTGGGCATCCCTGACCGGCGGTCGGAGTCCGGTGCTGGTGCTGGGTCCGGTTCGGGTGTGGGTGCGGGGGCGCCTGTTGCGGGCGGTAGCTGGGGGGCGCCGGGGGGCCGCGAGCCCACGGCCGATGAGGGCGTTCCCGCGGACCGGACCCCCTGGGCCGGGACCGACACCAATGCGGCGCCGGGTGGCCAGGACGGTTCGGTTCCGCTGCCCGCGACCGTGTTCGCGCCGCCGCTTGCCGGTTCGGACGACGAGGAGGCCCCGCCGCCCGGTGTGGCGCCCGAGGCCAAGACGACGCTGATGTCCGGTGGCAGCGGGCTGCCGAGGACGACCATCGCGCCCGCGCTGGACGGGTCCCAGCAGCCGCAGCCGCCGCATCAGCCGTCGACGGGGGGCCAGCAGCCGCCGTCGCAACGGCAGCCGATGGGAGGTCAGCCGGGGCAGTCGTTGCCGCAGCCCCCGGCGCAGACGCTGCCGCCGGCCGCCGGTCAGGTTCCGGGCCAGGGTGCCGGTGTGGGTCCCGGTCCTGGCCCCGCTGCCGGTCCCGGTGACATCGCCGACGCCGCGACCAGTAAGGCCACGGCGCCCCCACGGTCGGCGCGCGGCAGTGGTGTGACCACTCCGCCCCCGCCTGGCGCCCCGGGCACCCCGGGTGCGCGGCCCGATGCGGCTCCGCCGCTGCCGCCGGGTGTTCCGGCCGCTGGTTACGTACCTACGCAGCTGGTCTCGCAGCTCGGACCCGAAGGCCCGCAGCCGCCAGGACCGCCCGGCGCCCCGAGCGCGCCGCAGGCTCCCGGTCAGCAGCCGCCCGGTCGGCCCGGCGTGCCGCCAGGGCCGCCGACGCCTCCGCCGCCCGGCGGAAGTGCCGGTGGGAGCACCGGTGGCGATGTGCACCACGCGGCGACGATGCTGGCCGGACCGAGTCTGGGCGGCCAGGGCAGTCTGGGTGGCCCGGGCGGTTCCAGGCCTGCCGGTCCGCCCGGTGCGCCGCAGCCGCCGGGTCCGCCCGGTGTGCCCGGCGCCGGTGTGCCGCAGCCGCCAGGTCCGCCGGGCCGGCCCGGCCAGGCCGGCCCGCAGGCGCCTCCGCCGCCCGGTGGGAGCGTCGGCGGGGGTGTGCACCAGGCGGCCACCATGCTGGCCGGTCCCGGGGGCACGCCGCCGCCCGGCCGGATGGCGCCTCCCGGTCCGGTGCAGCCGCCCGGTCACGTGCCGCCGCCGCAGGGTGCTTCGTACGGGTATCCGCAGCAGCCCCCCGGCGGGCTGCCGACGGTGGGCCCTGGCTACCAGGCGGTGCTGCGCTACCGCGCGCAGGACGGCTCCGAGCAGCAGCTCATCCGCCGCTCCGCGCCCGGCACCCCGCACCCCGAGTGGCAGATGCTGCACGAGCTGCGGGCCATGAACGTGCCGCCGCAGCAGGTCATCGAGCTGCACACGGAGCTGGAGTCGTGCGAGCTGCCCGGTGGGTACTGCGCGCGGATGATCCGGGAGACCTGGCCGCAGGTCCGGATCACCAGCGTTGCCCCGTACGGCAGTGATCACGCCGGCCGCCAGCAGGGGATGCAGCATCTGCTGACCCATCAGGGCGAGTTGCACCAGGTCGCGGACGGACCGGCGCGGCCGGCGCCGGTGCGTGCTCCGCTGCCGGCGGTGCAGTCGGCGCCGCCGATCCCGCCGCAGGGTGTCGCGCACGAACTGGCGCAGGCCTTCGGACCGCAGGCCGTCTTCCGTTTCGATCAGCGGGCGGTGTCCCGTCAGGGTGTGCCGGACGTCGTGGCGCAGACACTGGTGTGGGCGGGGCTGCCGGTCGATTTCGGCCCGTTCTTCTGGGCGCAGGCGGTGCCGGGCCAGCCCGTTCCGACGCTGGCCGAGCTGGCCGCGCAGCGCCAGGTGCAGCCCGCGTCCGACGCGGGGTCGTATCTGGTGATGGGCTCCGACTTCGGGCGGGCGATCTGTGTGCAGTACGGCACGGCGAACATCGTGGCGGTGCCGGTGGAGGCGGGTCCTGGCGGCCGGCCGGTGGCGCCGCAGTTCGTGAACTCCGGGCTGCCCGAGTTCGTACGGTCGCTGGCGCTGCTGGGCCGGATGTGGCGGCTGCGCTTCGGCCTCACTCCGGAGCAGGCCGGCCGGTGGACGGTCGACTTCCAGGCGCAGTTGCTGATGCTGGATCCGGCGGCGCTCGGTTCGCCGGAGAGCTGGTGGTCGGTCCTGCTGGAGCAGATGTGGGACGGGCTGCTCTGA